A genome region from Nitrospira sp. includes the following:
- the pheT gene encoding phenylalanine--tRNA ligase subunit beta, whose translation MPTISLQRDDLEALIAGSDEKSARIPLDQLEQWLMLVKGELKGHNAETGELRIELQDSNRPDLWCCEGIARQIRIKQRGSAISYPFFKKARRVAGQLIVAQGMEQVRPYVAACTAVGYRVTASGLTQLIQTQEKLADIFGRKRRSVSIGLYRLAPIVFPVSYDLVKPDDVRFTPLGMETMMTLREILMVHPKGVEYGGIVGGHDRLPVLRDANGQVLSFPPIINSREIGEVRVGDDELFVEVTGTDLPMVALTLNIFAANLADRGAVITPVEIQSPVKTSFGRRWNTPIDFGAPRAIPLKAIESALGEPLGGKEVTSALKSYGYTVKAAGQKVAVQLPPYRNDLLHTVDVVEDVAISQGYARFAPVMPSQFTVGGLSRLEQMADRVRHLMVGLEFQEIISNIMGSHQDFCTRMRLDGTDWAKVVEVDNVMSLSYSCLRQWITPSLLQVEANSSRAFYPHRMFEVGEVAIPDASADVGSRTVTMLGAVIAHAGAHFSEIHSCVDLLLYYLDRPFTLEPVDHPSFLDGRAGKIVSKGRVIGLLGEVHPEVLEHWQIGVPAVALELEIDRLLEEV comes from the coding sequence ACCGGCGAGTTGCGGATCGAGCTGCAAGACAGCAATCGTCCGGACTTGTGGTGCTGTGAAGGCATCGCCAGGCAGATCCGGATCAAGCAACGTGGCTCGGCGATTTCCTATCCTTTCTTCAAGAAGGCGAGGCGAGTTGCCGGCCAGCTGATTGTGGCGCAGGGGATGGAGCAGGTTCGTCCGTACGTGGCTGCCTGCACGGCGGTCGGGTATCGTGTGACGGCATCCGGCCTGACGCAGCTCATTCAGACACAGGAAAAATTAGCGGATATTTTCGGACGCAAGCGTCGCTCTGTCTCGATCGGTTTGTACCGCCTCGCCCCCATTGTGTTCCCGGTGTCGTATGATCTGGTCAAGCCGGATGATGTACGGTTCACACCGCTCGGCATGGAGACGATGATGACGCTGCGGGAGATACTCATGGTTCATCCCAAAGGCGTGGAGTATGGCGGCATTGTCGGTGGCCATGACCGGCTCCCCGTGTTGCGAGATGCCAATGGGCAGGTGCTGTCGTTTCCCCCGATCATCAACAGTCGTGAAATTGGCGAGGTGCGGGTCGGCGATGATGAACTGTTCGTCGAAGTGACCGGCACCGATCTTCCCATGGTCGCGTTGACGCTGAATATTTTCGCGGCCAATCTCGCGGATCGCGGTGCAGTCATCACGCCGGTCGAGATTCAATCGCCCGTGAAAACCAGCTTCGGCCGCCGCTGGAATACGCCGATCGATTTCGGGGCGCCGCGCGCAATTCCTCTCAAGGCCATCGAGTCAGCATTGGGCGAACCGTTGGGTGGTAAGGAAGTGACTTCGGCGCTCAAGTCGTACGGGTACACGGTCAAGGCAGCCGGGCAGAAGGTGGCCGTGCAATTGCCGCCCTATCGAAACGATCTGCTGCATACGGTCGATGTGGTGGAAGACGTGGCCATCAGCCAGGGGTACGCCAGGTTTGCTCCCGTGATGCCTTCGCAGTTTACGGTGGGTGGCCTGTCGCGTTTGGAACAGATGGCCGACCGGGTTCGACATCTCATGGTCGGTCTGGAATTCCAGGAGATCATTTCCAACATCATGGGTTCCCACCAGGACTTCTGCACTCGCATGCGTCTGGATGGCACCGACTGGGCGAAGGTGGTGGAAGTGGACAACGTGATGTCCCTCAGCTATTCCTGTTTGCGTCAGTGGATTACGCCGTCGTTGTTACAGGTGGAAGCCAACTCAAGCCGGGCGTTTTATCCGCACCGCATGTTTGAGGTCGGCGAAGTGGCTATTCCTGATGCGAGCGCCGATGTCGGGTCCAGGACCGTGACGATGTTGGGCGCCGTGATTGCCCATGCCGGCGCGCACTTCTCAGAAATTCATTCCTGTGTGGATCTGCTGCTGTATTACCTGGATCGCCCCTTCACGCTGGAGCCGGTCGATCATCCCTCATTCCTCGATGGTCGAGCCGGGAAGATTGTGTCAAAGGGGCGGGTGATTGGGTTGCTGGGAGAGGTACACCCCGAGGTGCTGGAGCACTGGCAAATCGGAGTCCCGGCGGTGGCGCTGGAGTTGGAGATCGATCGACTACTGGAAGAGGTGTGA
- the rplT gene encoding 50S ribosomal protein L20, with protein sequence MPRTKGGPKTRQRRKKRLKLAKGQYGAKSRLFRTATESVDKGQAYAYVGRKNRKRDFRQLWIARISAATRLHGIAYSRFMNALKKANILLDRKVLSDMAIRDMAGFEKLVGVAKQQLATAAS encoded by the coding sequence ATGCCTCGTACAAAAGGTGGCCCGAAAACACGACAGCGGCGAAAGAAGCGCCTGAAACTGGCGAAAGGCCAGTATGGCGCGAAGAGCCGGCTGTTCCGAACCGCAACCGAATCGGTCGACAAGGGGCAGGCCTATGCCTATGTCGGACGAAAGAATCGCAAGCGCGACTTCCGTCAGCTCTGGATCGCGCGCATCAGCGCTGCGACCCGCCTGCATGGCATCGCGTATAGCCGCTTCATGAATGCTCTGAAGAAGGCGAATATCCTCTTGGATCGGAAAGTGTTGTCCGATATGGCGATCCGGGATATGGCGGGATTTGAGAAACTCGTCGGGGTGGCCAAGCAACAGCTCGCAACTGCCGCGAGCTAA
- the rpmI gene encoding 50S ribosomal protein L35, translating into MKMKSHSGAKKRFRRTGTGKLVRRKAGGRHLLTGKPRDRKRNLKGAVEVSSASTQALNRILPQ; encoded by the coding sequence ATTAAGATGAAGAGCCACAGTGGCGCGAAGAAGCGGTTTCGGCGTACAGGCACGGGGAAGCTGGTTCGTCGGAAGGCCGGCGGTCGGCATTTGCTGACCGGGAAGCCGCGCGACCGCAAGCGGAACCTGAAGGGAGCCGTTGAGGTCTCCTCCGCATCGACCCAAGCACTGAACCGTATCCTTCCGCAATAA
- the infC gene encoding translation initiation factor IF-3 — translation MVPKLRVNREIRIREVRVIGPEGEQLGILPTVEAFNKAQEGGYDLVEVAPTSQPPVCRIMDYGKYKFELSKKDHQSRRHQKSTQVKEIKLRPRTDKHDLEIKIRQIKEFLADGNKTKVTLTYRGREMANQEMGRTMMATVIKECTEAGTVEFAPRMEGRSLIMILAPK, via the coding sequence ATCGTCCCTAAATTACGCGTCAACCGGGAAATCAGGATTCGGGAAGTTCGTGTCATCGGTCCTGAAGGCGAGCAACTAGGAATACTGCCGACCGTAGAGGCCTTTAACAAGGCCCAGGAAGGGGGCTACGACCTTGTTGAGGTGGCTCCGACCTCCCAGCCGCCGGTTTGCCGCATCATGGACTATGGGAAGTATAAATTCGAACTCAGCAAGAAGGATCACCAGAGTCGTCGGCACCAGAAATCGACCCAGGTCAAAGAAATCAAGCTTCGTCCTCGTACCGACAAGCATGATCTTGAGATCAAGATCCGGCAGATCAAAGAGTTCCTGGCCGACGGTAACAAGACCAAAGTGACGTTGACCTATCGCGGTCGTGAGATGGCCAATCAGGAAATGGGTCGTACGATGATGGCCACCGTCATTAAGGAATGCACGGAAGCAGGAACCGTGGAGTTTGCGCCACGAATGGAAGGGCGGAGCCTGATCATGATTCTAGCTCCCAAATAG